Genomic DNA from Coffea arabica cultivar ET-39 chromosome 7e, Coffea Arabica ET-39 HiFi, whole genome shotgun sequence:
CCCATTCTCACCATGACTTTGGCCAAAAAATTCCATTCTACTCTATCATAGGCCTTAGACATATCAAGTTGGATCGCCATATACCCATCACACCCTGTCCTTttatttttgaggaaatgaataCACTCATGAGCTATCAGGACATTATCCAAAATCTGCCTCCCAGGAACAAAGGCAGACTGAGAATGGCTAATGCAATAATTCAGGGCATGCTTGAACCTATTGGTGATTACTTTAGAGATAATTTTGTACAGAACATTACACAGGCTTATAGGTCTAAGATCTGCAATAGTGCTAGGGGATGCAGTTTTTGGGGATAAGACTAATAAGGGTCTCATTAATAGACTTTAGTATGAATCCAGAATCAAAGAAACTATTAACAGCATGAATGATATCAGATTTTAAAATTgaccaaaacttttgaaaaaagatTGGTGACATACCATCTGGTCCAGGAGACTTAGTAGGATGCATCGAAAACACTGCCTGACTGATCTCCTGCTCTGTGACCTTCCTGGTGAGCTCTCTGTTCATCTCATCAGTGATGGTCTGTGGAATTCCCTCTAAAATCTCAGAAAAATCCTCAGGTCTCTCAGATGTATAGATCTGCTGAAAATAATCAACTATCTCCTGGCATGTTTCCTCTTCATCCTTGCACCACTCACCACTCCTGTTTTTCAGCACACTGATCCTATTCATCCTCCTCCTCCCTACCACCTTAGCATGAAAATAACTCGTATTTTTATCCCGTTCTTGCAACCACTTCACCCTAGCCTTTTGGCTCCAATATGTCTCCTCCAGTTTATAAGCCTCTGCCAGCTTTCTTTTCAGACTTGCTAACTTAATTCTGTAACCATTACCTCTGCTCTCCTTTACCTCTTTGATCTCCTGCTTTACCTTTAGAATCAAGCTCTTAGAATTACAGCACTTCTGCTTACTCCAACTAAGCAAATCCATTCTAACTTTTTTGATCTTGGATTGAACCATATACATCCTTGAACCCCCTTGCTGCCTTTCCCAAGCACCTCCTATAACTTCTTCTATATCTCTGTGTTGTAACCACCTCTTGTCAAACATGAACCTCCTCTTCCACCTTTTCCTTTCAGGCTTGGTATCCAACATCAGAATACAGTGATCAGAAGCCTCAGTCTCTATGTGTGTGCACTTTGCCTTCTCAAACCTCCTAATCCACCCTTTATTTCCCAGAATCCTATCAATCATTTCCTTCACCTCCCCTCACTCTTCCAATTGTTACACCAGGTCCAAGGAACACCTTCAAATCCAATATCTACCAACTCATTGCCATTGATAAAAGAGGTAGAGTCATGAAAACTCACATCAGCTCTTCTCCTACCTCCCCATTTTTCAGCATTTGAAGTGATATCATTCAAATCCCCCATAATTGCCCAGGACTCCCCCCAAATGCAACTTCTTCTAGCTAAGACCTTCCACTGCTCACTCCTAACACTAGCATTTGTACTCGCATAGGCACAAATACACCACCATTCAGCACCAATCTCACAATCATCAATGAGTAATTCTATAGTGAAACTGGTAAAAAGCACCTTTTTCACCTTCAATTCCTATTTCCATAGAACTGCCAATCCTCCAGCCAATCCTACTAGATCAACCACAAAGACATTATCAAACTTAATCCATTGCTTAACACTGTTTAGGaagctttttttcttttttgtttctgacAAAAAAACCAAAGATGGAGAGTAGAGTCTTATGACCTCCCTCAGCTGGGGAACTGTCAAGAGGCTCCCCACACCTCGATAGTTCCACACCATAGCTCTCATTTAACACTTAGAGCCCTAATAAGGGTGGGCTCCAACCCCTCAGCTATTTCCATCCCCTCACAGCTCCCTCCATCTGCCTTTACCTTCTTCTTATTTTCCTTTCCCTCCTGTTCCCCCCTATCCTCCTATTCCATAGTCTCTATCTTCCTTTTCCCTCTCTCACTCCCCCCATCCACCTCATTGACTTCGACCAGAGGCCTTCTCCTACTGACTTCCAGAACCAGTCTTTTCCATGTTTTGTTTGCCTTATACACTCCTTTCCCTCTACCCCCTGCTTTCCCAGCTCTTTCCTGTCCTCCATTTCCCCCTTACTTCTTTTACCTTCCTTCCCCTCCCTCAACACCCTGCTCTCACTCCTCACCCCATCAATCCACATAAGATCAGTTAGCTCTTCCACTAACCTCTCACCTTGGCTCTCCCCTTGATGCAGCATTTGATCCTTTCCCACCCTGAACCTACCCTGACCACCAACACCCCCTCTTCCTAGCTTGCCATCACCTTCCTCCCCCAGCTTGCCATCACCTTCCTCCCCCAGCCTCCTCTCCATTTCCTTTCCCACTCCACCCTTAGAACCCCCATCCTTCCCAATACTCTGCTCAATCAGGGATTCCATTCCCCCCATATGACCCTTACTGCTCCCCTCTCCCTCACTATTAGATCCTACGCCCTCCCTCTCATGAAAAGCTGCTGTATAAGTCAGCAGCAACTTTTTATCCTTAGTCGTATCCTTTCTCATAGTCTGAGCTTGGGATTCCTCCCTTTCAGCCTCCCATTGTTCATTCCCATTCCTACTTTTCCTGTTAGGACTTCTAGGGTAACTAACCCTCAGTCAATTCCCATACTGAGGTTCTCTCTCCTTATCCAATCCTTTCCTCCCATAGCTTCTCTTATTATGCCCAACTATACCACAACaaaaacagaagtcaggacaTTTTTCATACTTAAATTCTATCCACTTCACCATTCCATTACTCTTAACCATAATTCCCCTTGGTAAAGGAACTGTCAGATCAATTTCAGCAAGGATTTTTAGATGTTTACCTTCTTTCCCTCCTCCCTGGGAAATTATCACATCCTCCACCCTTGGAAAAATGCTTCCAACCTTTCTGCCAACCTCCTTGGTGATCCAATGGATCGGGATATTCCAGAGCTGAATCCATATCAAAGTTCTACTCAAAGCCTCTCCATCCTCTTCCAGGCCAGCTCTCCACCTCAATAGGATCAGAGGTTGACCGTCATAGATCCACTGTCTCTTATTCAACACCAGCTCCATGTCCTTCTCCTTCTCAAAAAGGAATTGAAACAGGTTGCGACCAATCTCCACCACTCTCAGGTTCCTCACCTGAGGCCACATAACCCCTACAAAACTCCTAATACCTCCAATGTTTGCTAGTTTGTCCCCCCAGACTTTCCCAATCAAACTCAGTTCACACTCCCTGACGCCTTGCgccacctcctcctcctccaaacAGACTCCCTCTCTTTCTTCCTCTGATAACTTGAACTTCCTTAAAACCTCCTCTATACTGTCCATACCTCCTTCCACAGACCACACACTTGAGAATTCCAGTAGCTACCAATCCGGCACAAATCCAGAGTCCGTCCGAGTCCTTCGATGCTTCCTTATTAGCTCCCAGCACCAGCTACTACTGCCACACGCAAAGGAGACAAAGAAATCAGAATAGAAAGAAGACAAAAGCTAACAAAACCGAGAATAAAAAAACAGGAGCTGATTGATTAAATGCAGGTAGGCCACATCTCATCGCAGAAGATCAAACAATGACAAAATTATAGCTATTACAAGCAATAATCCACTACGTGATCAGGTTTAATGAAAGGAATTTGTAAGTTTACGTGAATAGAGAGCTTTTAAAATTGGGCTTTTACTATATGAATTTatacactaacaattattatcatATCTTACATTTATATGTTTCCCTAAATAACATATGTACTTTTCCAAAATATGGACACTTGAACACCGTCCTAATGAGTGCCCAAAGGTCTAATATCGTTCGCCAAGACCTTTGCTTGTGGAGCCGATGAGCGCACAAAGTAATTACTAAATAATTACACACTAATTACTTTGAAGTTTGCTACATATGCTCAGTAATTGCGTCGAAGTTTCGCAAGTTTAAGTTCATCACGTAACCACTTAAATCACTTAATAGTTGACCAGTAGCAGACCAAGCAAGCCATGGTCTTTTGATAATTCTGACAACGATTTCAACGACTTGACTAGTAGTAGACCAAGAATGTGAATTTGTAGGTCGATATTACATTTATTGTGAGACTGTCTATCATAAACTTGATCCATATCAAATTTTGAGCTTACCCCGCTGCTATTTCCAAGTGTACTGTGTCTTCTGATGTGTCCATTGGGCAAGCCTTTGTTGTACCATACATGGTTAATAGATTGAGAGCACACGACATGAGTATTCACTTAATTTTTGAAACTCCCTTCATTATtagttaataaaaaaaaattttatacttaaAATGGTtataaaattaaacaaaataggGTGAATTTCTTAGGGAGCCTCTAAATTAGCTCAATTGCCGATTTTGGCAATACATTTATTTCAAGTCTTAAATTAGCCCCTCAATAAtggaaaatgtcaaaatttgACCATTCAAGCTATTTGTAGCATTAAAGCTGATGGATTTGAGGGCAAAATTCGATGAATCCAATGGTAAATATGGAGTGAATGATCAAAATTTGAGATCCTTTATTGTTGAGGAAGCAAATTGAGACTTGAAATAGATATAGGGTCAAAAGTTGATgatggaaatagtttagggacACCTTAAGtgtataaaatatatttttttggtcAATAGTTTACCAATAAAATATGCATAACTTACCACACAACTAACagaaattacattttttttcacacataactaaaaaaaaaagttatacaTTTCTTTTTTGGTAGAAATAGATGCATGTTTTAATCGGTGGATTGATAATTTATTCTAAAGAAAATAACAGAAACAAAGAATTTTTAATAGTTTAGTGTCTAGTTATGTCATTTAGTCATGAATTAATCAAAGTCATAAAAATTCTCTAAAGTAGCACGCGCATCCGGACCCATCGAACAGTAAAAATCCCTAAAGGCCGAGGTGAAAGCTTGACAAATTTTCAGATTATTCTAAAGAGATTAGAGCTTCTTGGACCCAGAAACATAACAAAAACATCATTAATCGCAAAGTAAAAGCCAACAGAGCATATTGAGATATAAATACATGGATGCAATCAGCATAACCGTAAACATCAGGAGCAACAATTATAAAGATCGAACGCAAAGAAAGCTTTTATAATCAGGCACACGTAAATGGACAAAATCAgcagaagaaagaaatgaataaaataaacaaaaaggcTGGAAAAACTTTT
This window encodes:
- the LOC140011296 gene encoding uncharacterized protein — translated: MDSIEEVLRKFKLSEEEREGVCLEEEEVAQGVRECELSLIGKVWGDKLANIGGIRSFVGVMWPQVRNLRVVEIGRNLFQFLFEKEKDMELVLNKRQWIYDGQPLILLRWRAGLEEDGEALSRTLIWIQLWNIPIHWITKEVGRKVGSIFPRVEDVIISQGGGKEGKHLKILAEIDLTVPLPRGIMVKSNGMVKWIEFKYEKCPDFCFCCGIVGHNKRSYGRKGLDKEREPQYGN